The Xanthobacter flavus genome includes a window with the following:
- the yacG gene encoding DNA gyrase inhibitor YacG has protein sequence MSADTPVKAIPAARPCPICGKPPVERYKPFCSKRCADVDLNRWLSGSYAIPGRPEEDEDGESGPPERG, from the coding sequence GTGAGCGCGGATACTCCCGTAAAGGCCATTCCCGCCGCCCGTCCGTGCCCCATCTGCGGCAAACCTCCCGTGGAACGCTACAAGCCCTTCTGCTCCAAGCGCTGCGCAGACGTGGACCTCAACCGTTGGCTCTCCGGCAGCTATGCCATCCCCGGTCGTCCCGAAGAGGACGAGGACGGTGAGAGCGGGCCACCCGAGCGGGGGTGA
- a CDS encoding Maf-like protein, whose translation MNDQVKLVLASGSPRRLALLNQAGIDPDLLMPADVDETPERGELPRRLAQRLSQEKAKLVAGRAKDAGMNALVLAADTVVAVGRRILPKPDLVDEAEACLRLLSGRTHRVYTGICLIDPRGRTATRLVETRVRFKRLSRDEINDYLACGEWRGKAGGYAIQGIAGGFVVKLVGSYTNVVGLPLSETLGLLTGQGYDVRAGWVERAA comes from the coding sequence GTGAACGATCAGGTGAAGCTCGTCCTTGCCTCCGGCTCTCCCCGCCGCCTGGCGCTGCTGAACCAGGCCGGCATCGATCCGGACCTCCTCATGCCCGCCGATGTGGACGAGACGCCCGAGCGCGGCGAGCTGCCCCGCCGCCTCGCCCAGCGCCTGTCGCAGGAGAAGGCGAAGCTGGTGGCCGGCCGCGCCAAGGATGCCGGGATGAACGCGCTGGTGCTTGCCGCCGACACGGTGGTGGCGGTGGGAAGGCGCATCCTCCCCAAGCCCGATCTGGTGGACGAGGCGGAGGCGTGCCTGCGCCTGCTCTCCGGCCGCACCCACCGCGTCTATACCGGCATCTGCCTCATCGATCCGCGCGGGCGCACTGCCACCCGGCTGGTGGAGACGCGGGTGCGCTTCAAGCGCCTGTCGCGCGACGAGATCAACGATTACCTCGCCTGCGGCGAGTGGCGCGGCAAGGCGGGCGGCTACGCCATCCAGGGCATCGCCGGCGGCTTCGTGGTGAAGCTCGTTGGCTCCTACACCAATGTGGTCGGCCTGCCACTGTCCGAAACCCTCGGCCTGCTGACCGGCCAGGGCTACGACGTGCGCGCCGGCTGGGTGGAGCGCGCGGCGTGA
- a CDS encoding thioredoxin family protein, whose amino-acid sequence MFTRRFTLALAVALPLAGLAFAGASALAATDHVAYTPAAFADAQKAGKPILVEIHASWCSVCAAQAPILGELLATPKFKDMVVFRVDFDSQKDAVKAFGARSQSTLIVYKGKTEEGRSVGDTAKPSIEALLAKGV is encoded by the coding sequence ATGTTCACCCGCCGTTTCACGCTCGCCCTCGCAGTCGCCCTTCCGCTCGCCGGGCTGGCCTTCGCCGGCGCGTCGGCTCTCGCCGCGACCGACCATGTCGCCTACACCCCCGCAGCCTTCGCCGACGCGCAGAAGGCGGGCAAGCCCATCCTGGTGGAAATCCACGCCAGCTGGTGCTCGGTGTGCGCGGCCCAGGCACCCATCCTCGGCGAGCTGCTGGCGACCCCCAAGTTCAAGGACATGGTGGTGTTCCGCGTGGACTTCGACAGCCAGAAGGATGCGGTGAAGGCGTTCGGCGCCAGATCCCAGAGCACCCTCATCGTCTACAAGGGCAAGACCGAGGAAGGCCGTTCCGTGGGCGACACCGCGAAGCCGTCCATCGAAGCTTTGCTGGCCAAGGGCGTCTGA